A DNA window from Pseudomonas wuhanensis contains the following coding sequences:
- a CDS encoding TauD/TfdA family dioxygenase, with protein sequence MSIVPPSSRALGAVRRKAMNVSEQQLVSERLLSPDHALPLVIEPVVGGVDLVAWATGERESLEKKLLQYGALLFRGFSVLSVEQFDQVIAALSPGALEYMFRASPRTRVGGNIYTSTDYPADQMIFPHNEHSYSPRFPLRLFFYCHIPSQTGGETPIGSTRAVKASISPEIEARFREKGVLYVRNYGDGFGLPWQTVFQSEDRSEVEAYCASVGIEVEWKENNRLRTRQRGPAVVRHPRTGEEVWFNHATFFHISTLPPVIRDSLQSNFNDLDLPTNTFYGDGEPIEPHVLESLRAAYLDSLVRFSWQQGDVLFIDNMLAVHGREPFTGKRAIMTGMAEALLQSDVAV encoded by the coding sequence ATGTCTATCGTGCCCCCATCGTCTCGTGCCCTTGGCGCCGTGCGCCGCAAAGCCATGAACGTCTCGGAACAGCAACTGGTCAGCGAACGTCTGCTGAGCCCGGACCACGCTTTGCCGCTGGTGATTGAACCAGTGGTCGGCGGCGTCGATCTGGTCGCCTGGGCGACCGGTGAACGCGAGTCTCTGGAGAAAAAACTGCTGCAATACGGCGCCCTGCTGTTTCGCGGGTTCTCGGTGCTGTCCGTGGAGCAATTCGATCAGGTCATCGCTGCGCTCTCCCCCGGCGCGCTGGAATACATGTTCCGCGCCTCGCCGCGCACTCGGGTCGGCGGCAACATCTACACCTCGACCGACTACCCGGCCGACCAGATGATTTTCCCGCACAACGAACATTCCTATTCCCCACGCTTCCCGCTTCGGCTGTTCTTCTACTGCCACATTCCGTCCCAGACCGGTGGCGAAACCCCCATCGGCTCGACCCGTGCGGTGAAGGCCAGCATCAGCCCCGAGATCGAAGCGCGGTTCCGCGAAAAAGGCGTGCTGTACGTGCGCAACTACGGCGACGGTTTCGGCCTGCCGTGGCAGACCGTGTTCCAGTCCGAAGACCGCAGTGAAGTGGAAGCCTACTGCGCCAGCGTCGGCATTGAAGTGGAATGGAAGGAAAACAACCGCCTGCGTACCCGTCAGCGCGGGCCGGCGGTGGTGCGTCATCCGCGTACCGGTGAAGAAGTCTGGTTCAACCACGCGACCTTCTTCCACATCAGCACCCTGCCACCGGTGATCCGCGATTCGCTGCAAAGCAACTTCAACGACCTCGACCTGCCTACCAACACCTTTTATGGCGACGGCGAACCGATCGAACCGCACGTACTGGAGTCGCTGCGTGCGGCCTACCTCGACTCGCTGGTGCGATTCAGCTGGCAGCAGGGCGACGTGTTGTTCATCGACAACATGCTCGCGGTGCATGGTCGCGAACCCTTCACCGGCAAGCGCGCAATCATGACCGGCATGGCAGAAGCCCTGCTGCAAAGCGACGTCGCCGTCTGA
- a CDS encoding condensation domain-containing protein, protein MFSFNHWIEVLEANALHFPQRAALHFLPDGVEIGETLTFAQLHEQSRSLAAALQSRYAPGDRVLLMLPSSLDYARAFCACLYAGLIAVPLFPPPSRKPRHLDRVRKVVVDAEPALILSPADHCQGLLELVEGQVDVLTVQDLGTPPASEWQRPDVDGATVAFLQYTSGSTGTPKGVEVRQRNLIANVELMRQAYGFDEHGGMVNWLPLYHDMGLIGGMLAPLYSGMPCYLMASQTFVNAPSTWLQALSRYRATASFAPNFAYALCNRVVSDNLIAQLDLSAWQHAINGAEPIHPGTLEAFAQRFAPCGLNPLAISPGYGQAEATLCVSATPADALPVVLRLDKAVLETGRAVLAATDAAAVEFVACGYPQALHSIAIVDPQSHERCNADRIGEVWLKGPSNAEAYWKNPEASREAFEARIVGEPGNYLRSGDLGFMHEGQVVICGRLKDLLILNGRNLYPHDIEFAITDAEPGIRTGRIAAFSEMDPVLGREKLVIVAEPQRKFVDPAHHPALFASIQNAVREAADCGIDQIVLVEAGTIPMTTSGKIARQGARKQLAAGTLSIIAQSGGQIASNSETIDLVQLKHLVGSTPQLAQPACRQWLEQTLREVNPYIAADFELSLIGLGLDSISVADFAARLYKDLGWSLDTQCLFGEQTLAQWALALQVFLSEPSPATSPSIARAGVGQSRQSFAQSRLWFLRQLNPDDTRHNLVLHLSLQGPLDIETLALRLNNLVIRHSVLRTVYRDSIDGPQQQVLPATDVPLTWHDLRDQSESQQQQALSDNLANEHATPVELETGPLLRAQLLSRNDQQHDLLLTLHHIAFDGRSAQVLLAELAGATDDELPVQYLDFAQWEAMHWSEQRIATEQVFWREHLANMPQTLELGGSGQTQGEHSLNFTVPQATCEHLAALAREQGMTLFMLLLASYQLVLKQLGGQQQFLLGTDVSGRPLAEHNDVIGFFVNQLTLRCDLHGEPTLAGFLERVRDEARLAYAHQGLPFDLVVSALAPERRPDHSPLFQVKLNYQPSRVTPTAIAGAHMTALDVAQAPGDFHLVLDLVHGAAGIDATLKYRGEYFDQDRALRLQHLWTYLLDEIQNLLDEPLSALAERLGTRDQAFQRERQQSQALAGRSQMKQTKRRSLTL, encoded by the coding sequence ATGTTTTCATTCAATCACTGGATCGAAGTGCTGGAGGCCAACGCCCTGCACTTCCCGCAGCGTGCTGCCCTGCACTTCTTGCCGGACGGCGTCGAGATCGGCGAAACCCTGACCTTTGCCCAATTGCACGAGCAGTCCCGATCGCTGGCGGCCGCGTTGCAATCGCGCTACGCGCCGGGCGATCGCGTGTTGTTGATGCTGCCCAGCAGCCTCGACTATGCCCGTGCGTTTTGCGCCTGTTTATATGCCGGCCTGATCGCCGTGCCGTTGTTCCCGCCACCGTCGCGCAAACCGCGCCACCTGGACCGGGTGCGCAAAGTGGTGGTGGATGCCGAACCGGCGCTGATCCTCTCGCCTGCGGATCATTGCCAGGGTTTGCTGGAACTGGTGGAAGGCCAGGTCGACGTGTTGACGGTCCAGGATCTCGGCACGCCGCCAGCCAGTGAGTGGCAACGGCCGGATGTCGATGGTGCGACGGTGGCATTCCTGCAATACACCTCCGGCTCCACCGGCACGCCCAAAGGCGTTGAAGTACGCCAGCGCAACTTGATCGCCAACGTCGAACTGATGCGCCAGGCTTACGGCTTCGATGAGCATGGCGGCATGGTCAACTGGCTGCCGCTGTACCACGACATGGGTCTGATCGGCGGCATGTTGGCCCCGCTTTACAGCGGCATGCCTTGCTACCTGATGGCCTCGCAGACCTTCGTCAACGCGCCGTCGACCTGGCTGCAAGCGTTGAGCCGCTACCGCGCCACCGCCAGTTTCGCCCCCAACTTCGCCTATGCCCTGTGCAACCGGGTGGTCAGCGACAACCTCATCGCACAGCTCGACTTGAGCGCCTGGCAACACGCAATCAACGGTGCCGAACCGATCCATCCCGGTACCCTCGAAGCCTTCGCCCAGCGTTTTGCCCCTTGCGGTCTCAACCCGTTGGCAATCAGCCCCGGTTACGGCCAGGCCGAAGCGACGCTGTGTGTCAGTGCCACGCCGGCCGATGCTTTGCCAGTGGTGCTGCGCCTGGACAAAGCCGTGCTGGAAACCGGTCGCGCCGTGTTGGCGGCCACCGATGCCGCCGCCGTGGAGTTCGTCGCCTGCGGTTATCCGCAAGCGCTGCACAGCATCGCCATCGTCGACCCACAAAGCCATGAACGCTGCAACGCCGATCGCATTGGCGAAGTCTGGTTGAAAGGCCCGAGCAACGCCGAAGCCTACTGGAAAAACCCCGAAGCCAGTCGCGAAGCCTTTGAGGCACGGATTGTCGGCGAACCCGGCAATTACCTGCGTTCCGGTGATCTGGGCTTCATGCACGAAGGTCAGGTGGTGATCTGCGGGCGACTCAAGGACTTGCTGATTCTCAATGGGCGCAACCTGTACCCCCACGACATCGAATTCGCCATTACCGATGCCGAGCCGGGCATTCGCACTGGGCGCATCGCCGCGTTCTCGGAAATGGACCCGGTGCTGGGCCGCGAGAAACTGGTGATCGTCGCCGAGCCACAGCGCAAGTTCGTCGACCCGGCGCATCACCCGGCGCTGTTCGCGTCGATTCAAAACGCCGTGCGCGAAGCCGCCGACTGCGGCATCGATCAGATCGTGCTGGTGGAAGCCGGCACTATCCCGATGACCACCAGCGGCAAAATCGCCCGTCAAGGCGCGCGCAAACAATTGGCTGCCGGCACCTTGAGCATCATCGCCCAAAGCGGTGGGCAGATCGCCTCGAACAGCGAAACCATTGACCTCGTTCAACTGAAGCACCTGGTGGGCAGTACACCGCAACTCGCACAGCCCGCGTGCCGCCAATGGCTTGAGCAAACCCTGCGCGAGGTCAATCCGTACATCGCGGCAGACTTTGAACTCAGCCTGATCGGCCTCGGCCTGGACTCCATCAGCGTGGCCGATTTTGCCGCTCGCCTGTACAAGGATCTGGGCTGGAGCCTTGACACCCAATGCCTGTTCGGCGAACAAACCCTGGCGCAATGGGCGCTGGCCTTGCAGGTTTTCCTGAGCGAGCCGTCGCCAGCGACCAGCCCATCGATCGCGCGTGCGGGTGTCGGCCAAAGTCGTCAATCATTCGCGCAAAGTCGCCTGTGGTTCTTGCGTCAATTGAACCCGGACGATACCCGGCACAACCTGGTGTTGCACCTGAGCCTGCAAGGCCCACTGGACATTGAAACCCTGGCGCTGCGGCTGAACAATCTGGTCATACGGCACAGCGTATTGCGCACGGTGTATCGCGACAGTATCGATGGCCCCCAGCAACAGGTTTTGCCGGCCACGGACGTACCGCTGACCTGGCATGACCTGCGTGATCAGAGCGAGTCGCAGCAGCAACAAGCACTCAGCGACAACCTGGCCAACGAACACGCCACACCGGTCGAACTCGAAACCGGACCGCTGCTGCGTGCGCAGTTGCTCAGCCGGAATGACCAGCAGCATGACCTGCTGCTGACCCTGCATCACATCGCTTTCGACGGGCGCTCGGCGCAAGTGCTGCTGGCGGAACTGGCAGGCGCCACCGACGACGAATTGCCAGTGCAGTACCTGGATTTCGCCCAATGGGAAGCCATGCACTGGAGCGAACAGCGGATCGCCACCGAACAAGTCTTCTGGCGTGAGCATCTGGCAAACATGCCACAAACCCTCGAACTGGGTGGCAGCGGCCAGACCCAGGGCGAGCACAGTCTGAACTTCACGGTGCCCCAGGCCACCTGCGAACACCTTGCAGCGCTAGCACGCGAGCAAGGCATGACCCTGTTCATGCTGCTTTTGGCCAGCTATCAGCTGGTGCTCAAGCAACTCGGCGGGCAGCAACAGTTTCTGCTGGGCACCGATGTCAGCGGCCGTCCGCTGGCGGAACACAACGACGTCATCGGCTTCTTCGTCAACCAGCTGACCCTGCGCTGTGACCTGCACGGCGAACCGACACTGGCCGGTTTCCTTGAACGGGTGCGCGATGAGGCGCGATTGGCTTATGCCCACCAGGGCCTGCCTTTCGATCTGGTGGTGTCGGCGCTGGCGCCGGAGCGCCGCCCGGATCACTCGCCGCTGTTCCAGGTCAAACTCAACTATCAACCGTCACGGGTAACCCCGACCGCTATCGCCGGTGCGCACATGACCGCGCTGGACGTGGCGCAAGCGCCGGGAGATTTCCACCTGGTGCTCGATCTGGTGCATGGCGCCGCAGGCATCGACGCGACCCTCAAGTACCGCGGCGAATACTTCGATCAGGATCGCGCCCTGCGCCTGCAACACCTGTGGACCTACCTGCTGGACGAGATCCAAAACCTGCTGGACGAACCGCTGTCGGCACTGGCCGAACGGCTGGGTACCCGGGATCAGGCGTTCCAGCGTGAACGCCAACAGTCCCAAGCCCTGGCCGGTCGCAGCCAGATGAAGCAAACCAAACGTCGCTCATTGACCCTTTAA
- a CDS encoding TauD/TfdA family dioxygenase, producing the protein MTSIEHLNGRSEPFSIAPADGSELSLPMLVQATPGQSIHDLDASIRDSLPHALTTVGGVLFRGFTVATPIDFKRFAASFGAPLASYEFGSTPRSKVFAGVYSSTEYPAHQFIPLHNEQAYTRPWPARIWFHCIKASETGGETPIADSRLIYQRMPAEIRELFASRELLYVRNYSGALDLPWQKVFNTEDRAQVERYCLDNGIEWEWKADGDLRTRQRCAAVLQHPDSGEWVWFNQAHLFHVSAIEPGVRASLLAAVGEENLPRHVYFGDGSAIPDDVLDTVREVYRQTAISFPWQPGDILMLDNRLVAHGRNPYTGDRKVIVAMA; encoded by the coding sequence ATGACCTCAATCGAACACCTGAACGGGCGTTCCGAGCCTTTTTCCATTGCTCCAGCGGATGGCAGCGAACTGTCATTACCCATGCTGGTACAGGCCACGCCGGGACAGTCGATTCATGATCTCGACGCGTCGATCCGCGACAGCCTGCCCCATGCACTGACCACCGTTGGCGGGGTGCTGTTTCGTGGTTTTACCGTCGCCACGCCCATCGATTTCAAGCGCTTCGCCGCCAGTTTCGGCGCACCGCTGGCCAGCTACGAATTCGGCTCCACGCCACGCAGCAAAGTCTTCGCCGGGGTGTACAGCTCCACCGAATACCCGGCTCATCAATTCATCCCCTTGCACAACGAGCAGGCCTACACCCGGCCATGGCCTGCGCGCATCTGGTTCCACTGCATCAAGGCCAGTGAAACCGGTGGCGAAACGCCGATTGCCGACAGCCGCCTGATCTACCAGCGCATGCCCGCCGAGATCCGCGAGCTGTTTGCCAGCCGTGAGCTTCTATATGTGCGCAATTACAGCGGCGCACTGGATCTGCCCTGGCAGAAAGTCTTCAACACCGAAGACCGCGCCCAGGTTGAACGTTACTGCCTGGACAACGGCATCGAGTGGGAATGGAAAGCCGATGGCGACCTGCGCACCCGTCAGCGTTGCGCCGCCGTGCTGCAGCATCCCGATAGCGGAGAGTGGGTCTGGTTCAACCAGGCGCACCTGTTCCACGTTTCGGCCATTGAACCGGGTGTACGCGCCAGCCTGCTGGCGGCGGTGGGTGAAGAGAACCTGCCACGCCACGTCTACTTCGGCGACGGCTCGGCGATTCCCGACGATGTGCTCGACACCGTGCGCGAGGTCTATCGCCAGACCGCCATCAGTTTCCCCTGGCAGCCCGGCGACATCCTGATGCTCGACAATCGACTGGTCGCTCACGGCCGCAATCCTTACACCGGTGACCGCAAAGTCATCGTTGCCATGGCGTGA
- a CDS encoding TonB-dependent receptor translates to MNFKKNTIALAVGAAVCLVNGAWAAEQSQTMEIAPITVTGEKINRTLEQTQSSVVVVTDKQLREKEDHDLVDVFARTPGVYNQSGNENWGIRGVPVSGFEDQGPAALNGAVSVFVDGAAQPNRALTLSPMPLWDVEQVEVFLGPQSTTQGRNSLAGAVVIQTKNPTFEPSFSAQTNVGNYNERGGAVAGGGAIVDGKIAGRIAVDYQEGDGYIDNVFTDDDANQTRTGNARGKLLILPNDDLDVLLTYAHGESRKGDNSVMRQNDKIRYYKVASNTDAYDKLKQDTVSAKVDYRLDDNWSLTSLTANTDSDYDARLDFDQSADANQTVLRKQYGDLFSQELRLNYSGDTVKSFAGLYYGHNTNNFQDRLFFDDSLFGTVKGDTTIENKAVFGEVNWTFAPRWTLITGLRYDHETNDTDVKQDDFSQPAKEKQTSDAVLPKLGIDYELAENQYLGFMVQRGYRGGGVNVRAGSGHEAYDPEYTTNYELSYRGSFMDKTLRTRANVYYTDWKDQQVSVLNPDTEFLDVFNAGSSDIKGLEVSVEKDFGEQLTLNAGASVTDGKYKDFVTSDGRDMSGEDFLFSPKYKMSLGGTYRWNDRLTLNTDVIYQSSAPSEYEFDAAGQVTGERRSDNYWLANFNAEYKLTKNVAVSGYVKNAFDKEYVTNNRSGDIVDVGAPRTVGLVLRYDM, encoded by the coding sequence GTGAATTTCAAAAAGAACACAATTGCGTTGGCTGTGGGGGCGGCGGTGTGCCTGGTTAACGGCGCATGGGCGGCCGAACAGTCGCAGACAATGGAGATCGCTCCGATCACCGTGACGGGTGAAAAAATCAACCGCACCCTGGAGCAAACCCAGTCGAGTGTCGTCGTGGTGACCGACAAGCAACTGCGCGAGAAGGAGGATCACGATCTCGTCGACGTGTTCGCCCGAACGCCGGGTGTCTACAACCAGTCCGGTAATGAAAACTGGGGTATCCGCGGCGTGCCGGTATCCGGTTTCGAGGATCAGGGCCCGGCCGCTCTCAACGGCGCGGTTTCGGTGTTCGTCGACGGTGCCGCTCAGCCGAACCGTGCACTGACCCTTAGCCCTATGCCCCTGTGGGACGTCGAGCAAGTCGAAGTATTCCTCGGCCCACAATCCACTACCCAAGGCCGCAACTCCCTGGCCGGTGCGGTGGTCATCCAGACCAAGAATCCAACCTTTGAGCCGAGCTTTTCCGCGCAAACCAACGTAGGGAACTACAACGAGCGCGGCGGGGCGGTTGCCGGTGGGGGCGCGATCGTCGATGGCAAGATCGCCGGCCGTATCGCGGTGGATTACCAGGAAGGCGACGGTTACATCGACAACGTCTTCACCGACGATGACGCTAACCAGACCCGTACCGGCAATGCCCGTGGCAAGCTGCTGATTCTGCCCAATGACGATCTCGATGTACTGCTGACCTACGCCCATGGTGAAAGTCGCAAGGGTGACAACTCGGTCATGCGTCAGAACGACAAGATCCGTTATTACAAGGTGGCGTCCAACACCGACGCGTACGACAAACTCAAGCAGGACACTGTCAGCGCCAAGGTCGACTATCGCCTGGATGATAATTGGTCCCTCACCAGCCTCACCGCCAATACCGATTCGGACTACGACGCTCGTCTGGACTTCGACCAGTCAGCTGACGCCAACCAGACCGTTCTGCGCAAGCAGTATGGCGACCTGTTCAGTCAGGAGTTGCGCCTGAACTACAGCGGCGACACGGTGAAGAGTTTCGCCGGCCTCTACTACGGTCACAACACCAACAACTTTCAAGACCGGTTGTTCTTCGACGACAGCCTGTTCGGTACCGTCAAGGGCGATACCACGATCGAAAACAAGGCAGTGTTCGGTGAAGTGAACTGGACCTTCGCCCCACGCTGGACCTTGATCACCGGCCTGCGCTACGACCACGAGACCAACGACACCGACGTCAAGCAAGATGACTTCTCCCAGCCTGCTAAAGAAAAACAGACGTCTGATGCCGTGTTGCCGAAACTCGGTATCGACTACGAGCTGGCCGAGAATCAGTACCTGGGCTTCATGGTGCAGAGAGGCTATCGCGGCGGCGGCGTCAACGTCCGTGCCGGTAGCGGTCACGAAGCCTACGATCCGGAATACACCACCAACTACGAGCTGTCCTACCGTGGTTCGTTCATGGACAAGACCCTGCGTACCCGCGCCAACGTGTACTACACCGACTGGAAAGACCAGCAGGTCAGTGTGCTGAACCCGGACACCGAGTTCCTTGACGTGTTCAACGCCGGCAGCAGTGACATCAAGGGCCTGGAAGTCTCTGTTGAAAAAGACTTCGGCGAACAGTTGACCCTGAACGCCGGTGCCTCCGTCACCGATGGCAAATACAAGGACTTCGTCACGAGCGACGGCCGCGACATGAGCGGCGAGGATTTCCTCTTTTCGCCCAAGTACAAGATGTCTCTGGGCGGTACCTATCGCTGGAATGATCGTCTGACCCTCAACACCGACGTCATCTATCAGAGCTCCGCGCCGTCGGAGTACGAGTTCGATGCTGCTGGCCAGGTCACGGGTGAGCGCCGGAGCGACAACTACTGGCTGGCCAACTTCAACGCCGAGTACAAGCTCACCAAAAACGTGGCTGTATCCGGCTACGTGAAAAACGCCTTCGACAAGGAATACGTCACCAACAACCGCAGCGGTGACATCGTCGATGTCGGCGCACCGCGCACGGTGGGTCTGGTTCTACGCTACGACATGTAA
- a CDS encoding diaminobutyrate--2-oxoglutarate transaminase, giving the protein MSAFSNVTAGGAQQLRLLHTGLSSPYCLDSTPMLERQQLQESNARSYPRRIPLVLERAHGIYVQDSRGQVFVDCLAGAGTLALGHNHPVIIEAITQVMASGVPMHTLDLMTPVKDAFVQEIFGCLPADFARNARIQFCGPSGADAVEAALKLTRTATGRHSVLAFEGAYHGMTLGTLAISGNLSPKNALGGLMAGVQRLPFPHDYRCPFGVAGEQGVTLNVHYLEHLLNDPESGVTAPAAMILEPIQGEGGVITAPDRWMQELRRLTQANGIPLIVDEIQCGIARSGRMFGFEHSGITPDVITLSKAIGGGLPLSVMVYNDSLDVWQPGAHAGTFRGNQLAMAAGTATLRFIRDEGLVAHAESAGAHLRKQLLTLQSEFNWIGDVRGRGLMLGMEIVHPQGALDAQGHPPVDSARAKAFQQACLQHGLIVELGGRHGATVRFLPPLIITEQEIDFVAQILFRAASAISERPLR; this is encoded by the coding sequence ATGAGTGCTTTTTCGAATGTCACGGCGGGTGGCGCGCAACAGCTACGTCTGTTGCATACCGGTCTGTCGAGCCCTTACTGCCTTGATTCGACGCCGATGCTGGAACGCCAGCAACTGCAGGAGTCCAACGCCCGCAGTTACCCGCGGCGCATTCCACTGGTGCTGGAGCGGGCCCACGGTATCTATGTGCAGGACAGTCGCGGGCAAGTGTTCGTCGATTGCCTGGCCGGTGCTGGCACCCTGGCGCTGGGGCACAACCATCCGGTGATTATCGAAGCCATCACTCAGGTCATGGCCTCAGGTGTGCCGATGCATACCCTGGACCTCATGACCCCGGTGAAGGACGCATTCGTACAGGAAATCTTCGGCTGCCTGCCAGCCGACTTTGCGCGAAACGCGCGCATCCAGTTTTGTGGCCCCAGTGGCGCCGACGCGGTGGAAGCAGCACTGAAGCTGACCCGCACCGCCACGGGCCGGCATTCGGTACTGGCCTTTGAAGGGGCCTACCACGGCATGACCCTGGGGACGCTGGCGATCAGCGGCAACCTGTCGCCGAAAAATGCGTTGGGCGGCTTGATGGCCGGCGTGCAACGCCTGCCGTTTCCCCATGATTACCGTTGCCCGTTCGGGGTGGCCGGCGAACAGGGCGTGACCTTGAACGTCCACTACCTCGAACATTTGCTCAACGACCCTGAAAGCGGCGTCACCGCCCCTGCAGCGATGATTCTTGAACCGATCCAGGGCGAAGGCGGAGTGATCACCGCCCCCGATCGCTGGATGCAGGAGCTGCGTCGGCTGACCCAGGCCAACGGCATTCCGTTGATCGTCGATGAAATCCAATGCGGCATCGCCCGCAGCGGCCGGATGTTCGGCTTCGAACACTCGGGCATTACCCCGGACGTCATTACCTTGTCCAAGGCCATCGGCGGCGGCCTGCCGTTGTCGGTGATGGTCTACAACGATTCCCTGGACGTGTGGCAACCGGGCGCCCACGCCGGCACTTTCCGTGGCAATCAGTTGGCGATGGCAGCCGGTACCGCGACCTTGCGTTTCATCCGCGACGAAGGTCTGGTGGCCCACGCCGAGAGCGCTGGCGCGCATTTGCGCAAACAGTTGTTGACGCTGCAAAGCGAATTTAACTGGATCGGCGATGTGCGTGGCCGTGGCCTGATGCTCGGCATGGAAATCGTCCACCCGCAGGGTGCCCTTGACGCTCAAGGCCATCCGCCGGTGGACTCCGCTCGGGCCAAGGCCTTCCAGCAGGCATGCCTGCAACACGGTCTGATTGTCGAGCTGGGCGGCCGTCACGGTGCCACCGTACGCTTCCTGCCGCCGCTGATCATCACCGAACAGGAGATCGATTTCGTCGCGCAGATCCTGTTCCGCGCGGCCAGTGCGATCAGCGAGCGTCCGCTTCGCTGA
- the nspC gene encoding carboxynorspermidine decarboxylase, whose translation MIKTPYYLIDKQKLLANMQKIAYVREQSGAKALLALKCFATWSVFDLMQQYMDGTTSSSLYELKLGRQKFAGETHAYSVAWADDEIEEMLDNCDKIIFNSIGQLQRYTEASAGKVRGLRVNPQVSSSDYLLADPARPFSRLGEWDPVKIEQVIEQISGFMFHNNCENADFGLFDQMLCTIEERFGHLLHKVEWVSLGGGIHFTGEGYAIDKFCARLKAFSQKYGVQVYLEPGEAAITQSASLEVTVLDTLYNGKHLAVVDSSIEAHMLDLLIYRLNAKLAPSQGEHTYMVCGKSCLAGDIFGEYQFDRPLAIGDRLSFIDAAGYTMVKKNWFNGLKMPSIVVKQLDGSVEVVREFGYNDYMSSLS comes from the coding sequence ATGATCAAGACGCCGTACTACCTCATCGACAAACAAAAGCTGCTGGCGAACATGCAGAAGATCGCTTATGTGCGCGAACAGTCCGGGGCGAAAGCCCTGCTGGCACTCAAGTGCTTCGCCACCTGGTCGGTGTTCGATCTGATGCAGCAATACATGGACGGCACTACGTCGTCGTCGCTCTATGAACTCAAGCTCGGTCGACAGAAGTTCGCTGGCGAAACCCACGCCTACAGCGTGGCCTGGGCCGACGACGAGATCGAGGAGATGCTCGACAACTGCGACAAGATCATCTTCAACTCCATTGGCCAGTTGCAGCGCTACACTGAAGCTTCAGCAGGCAAGGTGCGCGGTTTGCGGGTCAACCCGCAGGTGAGCAGCTCGGATTACCTGCTAGCCGATCCGGCGCGGCCATTCAGCCGTCTGGGCGAGTGGGATCCGGTGAAGATCGAGCAGGTCATCGAGCAGATCTCGGGCTTCATGTTCCACAACAACTGCGAGAACGCCGACTTCGGCCTGTTCGACCAGATGCTGTGCACCATCGAAGAGCGGTTCGGCCATCTGCTGCACAAGGTCGAGTGGGTCAGCCTGGGCGGCGGCATTCACTTCACCGGTGAAGGCTATGCGATCGACAAGTTCTGCGCGCGGCTCAAGGCCTTCTCGCAAAAATACGGCGTGCAGGTCTATCTGGAGCCGGGCGAAGCCGCCATCACTCAGAGCGCGTCGCTGGAAGTCACCGTGCTCGACACCCTCTACAACGGCAAGCACCTGGCCGTGGTGGACAGCTCCATCGAGGCGCACATGCTCGATCTGCTGATCTATCGCCTGAATGCCAAGCTGGCGCCCAGCCAGGGCGAACACACCTACATGGTATGCGGCAAATCCTGCCTGGCCGGCGACATTTTCGGTGAGTATCAATTTGATCGTCCCTTGGCCATCGGCGATCGGCTGTCGTTCATCGACGCTGCGGGTTACACCATGGTCAAGAAGAACTGGTTCAACGGCCTGAAAATGCCGTCCATCGTAGTGAAACAACTCGACGGTAGTGTCGAGGTGGTTCGTGAGTTTGGTTACAACGACTACATGTCCAGCCTTTCGTAA